TCTTGATTCATCTGTCCAAAGAGATCCTACCCCATTGTAGCttccatctaattgtttcttaaatgatttgaGTTTTGCCTCCAATTCTCTATCTGGGCATTTATTCCTCATGTTTTATTCACATGAGATTTGCCAGAATggcaccagagatgagggacttcagttatgtggagagactgagaggctgggattgttttccttagagcagagacggtcaaggggagatttgatagacgtgttcaaaattacacagggttttgatagagaagataaagaaaaactgtttccactggcaggagggtcagtaatcagaggacaccgatttaatataattggcaaagaatccggggtggggggggaaatgaggattttttttttaagcagcaagttatgatctggaatgcactgcctgaaaagagttgtggaagcagattcaatagtaactttcaaaagagaattggatatatacttgaaaagaatataatagaagggctatggggaaagagcggggagtgggactaattggatagctctttcaaagagtcagcacacacaggatggaccgaatggccaccacctgtgctgtacaattctatattGATCACTctctgaagaagaatttcctgatatcagtcctaaaatggcctgttactagtttgaacctgtgtactTGTTCTACTcccgcaatttaatttaaagtaatattccagattaactttttctatacccttaaGTATCTTGTATCCCTCTGTAAGATCACTTCTTAGATGCCTCCTCTCCAGGCTGAGAAGCCCAAaactctccagtctttcctcacaactcagacccctgacattaggggatcagtcttgtggctcttctctgcattgtCTCCTAGTGGTTGATTGTCTTTCATTCCTTTGTGACTAGAACTGGACGCAGTGCTCAAGATGCAGTCTGACCTGAGCAATGTAAAGTTCGATCAGTGCTTCCTCTGACATTTTGACTcttgtagttcaacatcctattggttttgttgattgctacTCTGCATTGGTTGGTCATGTTCAGCATTGAATTTACAAAGACCTCCTCGATGCCTTTTATGCAGTTTATACTGTGCTCTGTCACTGGTGGTTGCTGCCTTCAATTGGTTTACACCATCAGCTGAGGACCGTTGCCCAGAAGATGGTTGTTCACCAACGCTtggagccagagagagaaagaggaacctTCCAATGACCAAGGCTGATGGATCACTGTGATATCAGAATATGATTCCACTCTGATTTCACAGATCTTTCTCTGGTGTTGCACAGATACATCAGAGTCCCAGGGAGTGTCTTGTCTCCTCATTTACTTGTACACAATTAGCATCCAATAAGTATTTTGTATAGGGGTTAATTAGCATATCTTCGATTACAGGTACAAAGAGGTTCCATAGAATCTGTTGAATGCACTGGCCTTCTATTATAAATCACTTTCTATTGTGATCAGTTAAACTTGGTGCCTGATTGACGTTATCTGGCCATTTTGGAGACCTGGATTGTGTtttcactctcttcccccaacccaCTTTTTTTTCAACAAGAAGGTGCAGCTCAGTGCGCCTCCTCCCCAAACTTGCTTTTAATCAACCTGGTCGATTGTTTCTAACCTTACTTCCTTCCACCCATCACCAAAAAGGAAAGCAACGCACCCAAAATTGTGCATACATAGTCCATTGTTGCTTAAAAAAATTGCCAGTCTATCTTGCAGTTTTGACTGTGTAATACCAAAGATCTGAGATATTTGATCTTGGATCATTTTGCGCTCTTACTGTAATATTGTCGGTCCCGTGCACTTAGCCTGAACTCTTTTTCAAAAGTCACCTTGATCAAACAACAGCCCAAATTCTCTGATTGTTCAATGTCGCCATCTACTGTTAGTGTCTGCTTCTCGAGGGATAGTGATCTACCTAAAGTAAAACCTCAAACACCCCAGGAGAAAGGGAATGAATGAACGAGGGACACCTTGCTCCAGAGTGGAGTGGATATGGCCTGTATTTGTTGAAGCACTTTGTAAAATGTGCAGAGTGGCGTGGTTAAGGAATCAGCTGGTGTCTTGTAAAATGGAATGTAGCTTTTAAAAGCCAGCTTAGTTTTCCCTTTGTTtgtcctccctcccccattccatGCTGAGGTACAGATCGTGGGAGCCACTCATCTAAGTGCCCAGGCTTTATCTGGGAGCTCAGATATGAAGTGTTGTCTGCTCCTCCTCACTTTATTTCCACTCTGTCCAAGCTGCTCCTTGCTCAACCAACAGCACAAGTTTGGACAGGAGGCTCACTGAACTACATCttccagagagggggggggggggggggtggaattgtgGGTTGGGGAAAGAGATTTACGTTATCTGCCCACTTCTTCAAAGTGGGCAGATAACGTAAATCAGGCACTAAGTTTAACTGATCACCTCGTtccgctcacccatcatccctgtgttcGCTAACCTACATTGCCTCCCAGTCTGGCAATACCTTGATTTGTaaaaaaactctcatccttgtgttcaaacgccttctctctctctctctctctctctctctctctctctctctctctctctcttcccctctctccctctctctcttcccctctctccctctctctcttcccctctctctctccctctctctcttcccctccctctctccctctctctcttcccctccctctctctctctctctcttcccctccctctctcttcctccctctcgccctacaaccctccaagatctctgatcTCTTGTCcattcccaattttcatcgctccaccattaggccctaagctgtgtGGGTCTAATATGGCTCAGTGCCCTATATAAAGTTGTTGGTCACAGAATAGCAAAAGGTCCGTGGTTTCTTTTTTATCTCCTAATCAAAGATTCTTCCCATCCTGTCCCTGAGAGAGACTCGAGCAGTTAACACTTTGCCAATTAACCCTTTACAAATAGAACAAATAATTACACAAGCATTGAAAAAGTGCAGGTAAATGAGGTGCTAAAAAGAAGGATGTGATgggatagatagaagcagactgttcccAGTAGTTATGGGGCCATAaatgagatttagaacagagggcaggagaaactagCTCAACGTTCAAGATTAAATTGGATCAGTGGATGAAGGGATTTGGTAAAAGGGTGGATAAATGTAATTAAAAGTATTTTTGCGTGGAGGGTAAACGCTGACATGGACTagtagggctgaatggcctgttccatgTAGTAGCCTCAATGTATTTGTGTAAAAGTGGGTTGTTCTGAGACACTCTTCCCTTATCAGTGGCTGCAGATTTTGTTGGATTAGCCGATTGGTTTGGTCCCATTTATTGTCGAGGTTGATCTGTCGCGTGAGTGAGCTGCAAGAAAAGATGGGCTTCAAAGATGATTGGATGTCCTTCTGTTGGGGAGTGACTCTGGCAAATCCCAGCCTGAGAAATGCAAACTCGTCAGGGCTCAGTTAACGCATTGAAGTAATGTTCGTGGAGCTAGTTTGGGGGCGGGGGTTGTCGTGACCATCTCCCAACCATTTTGAGGTCAGCCAACATGGGGGACAACTTAGCTACAAGTCTTTTGTCCATTTCTAGAATTTTCTGTACTGTTTTTAGCCTTCATAGCACTCACTATTGATTCGTAATGTGTGTTTATGTTCTCCTGCGTTGTTTTTGACATACTGGGGGACTGTCTGTGTCACTCCCAGGATCCCCCCTCGCCTGTTTTCAACTTCCAGGTTGGGTCTGCAAGTCTGGTTCCTGGCTTGGCCTTCGGATCGGGTTAAGTTGGCATTCCCCAATTCCCAGCTCGGTTCCCCTCCTGCCAAGTCGGCCAAATCCCGAGTTCAACCCTCACCAGTTAACCAAACCACCACTGGGAATTGGGAAGGGTCAAATAATTTGAAGAGGTTTTTAATAGGGATGAGACAggactcttttcccccccccccccccaaaccaatgAAACATGGTGCCCTCTCCAAGTCACATCAGGCTCAGCCAAGAGTTCCTGGTTTTGGAGGGTGAATACCCAACCAATGGGATTGTGGGCTGTGAGGACTGACTCCCGTTTTGTAAATAAAAGGAGTGAGTCTCAGTTGGAATCCAATCTGGGAAGCCCACCATTACACATCACTTAAAACCTGGTGTCAGCCTCGCTGGCTGAAATCTGGGCCTCACAGACATGCTGGGAGAACGACCTTTAACGTGCATTTGAGAGGAACTGCCAGTGTAGGGTGCTGTCTTTGTTGAGGCCCCATGTGATGTTTTTAAAACAAACATTAATTAGCGTAGGACCTCTTTTCAGAAGGTGTGTGATGTGAACAAACAATCTGCCCTCCCTTTCAAAGAGTTTCAGTTAATTTAACAGTTGGGTGCTATACTTTTTTTTCAAAGTGTTTCCTTTGAATTTCTCTCCAGTCGTGTGGACGAACACTTTGGACAATAAAGCACAAAGTGCTGACTCGTGCAAACATGTAGTTTGCTGTCTCTcatttttaaattgtaaacaattttacaacaccaagttatagtccagcaattttattttaaattcacaagctttcggaggcttcctccttcctcaggtgaacgtttgttggaacgtttgttcacctgaggaaggaggaagcctccgaaagcttgtgaatttaaaataaaattgctggactataacttggtgttgtaaaattgtttacaattgtcaaccccagtccatcaccggcatctccacatcatctcattTTTAAAGTGCAAATATTGTATCGTTTTGTCAGAATCTTCCCTTCAAGCACTTTTTTTGCTGGATCTGtattagtgtcagccgtggctcagtggtagcacgttctcctctaagtcagaaggttgtggattcaagtcgtCCTCCggagacttgtgcacaaaatctaggctaaaacttcagtgcagtactgagggagtgttgcaatgtcagaggtgccccctcaggtggacataaaagatcccttgacactatttcgaagaggagcaagggagttctccccagtgtcctggccaatatttatccctcatccaacgtcACTCAAAAAACATTTTctagttattatcacattgctgtttgtgggaccttgctgtgtgcaaattggctgctgtgtttccctacattacaacagtgactacacttcaaaacttaaagccacttaattggctgtaaagcactttgagatgtcgaggttgtgaaagatgctatataaatgtaagtctgtcTTTCTGGATGGGGAAGGGGTTAAATCCTCCAATTCAAGTAGTGGGGCGAGGGGGGAGAATAAAAACTTGCCTTTGGATGACTCTGCGTTGCTGCAGACACGGAATCCACTTCTCGAGCGCTAGTGGTCTTTTTCAGTGTCATTCCTTGAGTCGGGAGTGTGTGAATGATCTGAAATCTGAGGCACACATTTAAGAGGCATTTCTCTGTGTCTTGACTGCACGGAGCAGGAGCAGTTAGACCGCGTCCCCTTGCTACAACTGAACCAAACCCGAATGCATCTTCCCCGTCTCTCGTGTGGGATTAGAGGGATTTCTCTATGCTCAGAATAGATCAAAACCTCAGCACCTATGACTGGGGTACCCCAGTGTTCGACTTGTAACGTGCGTCCTTTGGGTGAAAGTCAACAAAAGCTTTACGAGAAATTGCATGAATAAAACTGAACAGTAGCACTGTTTTCGGAAGCCTTTCCTTCCAGTGCATTGAAGTTAAGCCTGCATGTCTCTTTAAATTACTCAAACTGGGGAAGGATAAGGTTGATGCTGCTTTAAaatgctccctccccctcccaaaacAAAGACTGTAACAAAGGTCACCTTTCAGAATGCCCCAGACTGCATTCTTTTTCATCGTAAATGAATTGAAGATCCACATTTTGGTCCTCTCTGTAACCTAATCCGTGACCTTGATTGTGACGACATCAAAGGGACCGTTTTAACACAGCTTGGCAGTTAGTGGCTTGGGAAAGACTGCATTGCAGAGCCTGCGAGCTGAACTGAGAGCTGGTGCGCACCCCGCTGAAAGCCTTGTGATGATTTGAATTGCTGCAGCGTGTTGCTCACTGTTGCAGTGCTCGTCAGATGAGCTTGCGATCGTAGCTGGGGAGATCCCTGAAGGTGAGCAGGATGCCAACTCAAAGCAGAGTTTGGAGCCTTTTGCCATTAATATATTGTGACTGgggttttaaaatttaaatagtgTTTGTAAAGAATGTTTCGGTCCAGGATTAAAATTGGCATCTCTGTACGAGAGACTGTAGCAGGTATGGAGGTACAGGGGCCTGTTCTATTTCTGGAGTTGTCCAACACTAGACAATTTGGCACCTgactttttggtccaaaatgcatTGTGCCCTTTGCAGAAGCAGGCAATGTATAACTGGAGGGTTTGAGTGCTGACTCTTCACTAAGGGTGGAGTGTCTCAATTACACTTGGGGCCCAACCCAAAAAGGTGTCCAGAGCCTCTTCTATACCCACTAGTTGTGGATCTATTAACCTGCAAAGCTAACGTCATCGATCTTGAGCATCCTGCACTTCACTTGTGCTTTCTCCCAAAGTGTGTGCTCTCCTGCACTCGCTCCCATGTGTATGTCTCTCTGACTCGCAGCATCTGCACTGCTAAACCCTTGCCTCTCCCATTGCTCCTAAATTGTAGACAGTGTTTCCTTTCTCCCGTGCTTTTTGCCGCCATCTAGGTCAGATGTTCGGGTTAAATGGTAATGAGATAAGGTGACTTTTGTACGAGTAAAATTGATGTATTTATGTATGCAGTAAATGCTCAATGTCATCTATGTTAAGTGATCAACAGGAGGCCGTGTTTCTGTCTAGCCTGTTCTTTCTACTGAAAATGGAAGAGACTACAATGTACTGTGCTCAATCCCACATTATTAATGAGCCTTGTAAATGTTGCTGGATAATATTGCCGATTGGCCCAGCTAACAGCAGAATTTACGTGCAGGCATAGCTTGCACATGTTGTGAAATCCCTTtgtgtcctcgcccctccctcaccccagtcCTACAACCCAACAATAACTCTTCCTTCAACTCTctgcactccccactccccattccctttgccccaccattggtgactgtgccttcaaacgtctaggccctaagctctgaaattccctccccaaacccacctctttaaatgcttttagtcacccctcctaatatctcctttggcttggcatcgaTTTATTGTCTGGTAACCCctttgtgaagtaccttgggatgtttctttacattaaaagcgctaaatgcaagttgttgctggatTGTGGGCTTCGTGCTGTGGAATTAGATTGGTTTTCTATATAATAAAAGTGCAGCAATGCCTGTAAATCAGTGGTACTCTCGAGGGGCTATTGCTGACAAACCACAATGACTGTAACTtgagtttatatagcacctttttaatgtagcaaaacatcccaagatgcttcagttGGGCGAGACCTAAGCTGGAGTATGAATGAGAAGGTGCTTTTAGAAGTGGCTTTGAAGCAGGTGATTGAAGGTATTGATGTGTAGCAAGGTAAAGGGATTGAGTTTGAGTGCTCTTGATGATTGAAGGATCTGGTAGAGTGGAGGGAGGTGGGACCAGCGTTGGAAGAGCGGAGGTATATAGGgctggagggggaagaggataaGGATTTTGAAATCGCTGTGCTGGGAGATAGGGTGCCATTGGAGGTGGGCAAGGATTGAAGTAATTGAGGAGCAGGACTTTGTGTGGGATAGGATGGCGCGGTGGGATTCTGGATGAGTAGGAATATGAAGAAGcttgagacaccagcagagggcacTGGAAATGTCAAGTCAGGAAGTGAAAAGGCCAGATGAGAGTTTTAGTGGCACAGGGTCAGGAAAGGCACTGATGCTTCGTTTGTAGTAGCATCTCTGCACCATACGTCCAGATCTCCATTCGAGGCCTGCCTGTTCTGTGCTTTTGCCAGGGCCATGATTCAGTGTTGATGGCTCTCGATGGACAGTTAAAAACAAGATTCTGTTAGAAGTGGGGCTATCCCACACCTGTAGAGCCAGCAAGAAAACTTCTGAACCTATACTTTTAATAAAAACCCTACGTACCTAGAGTgcaggcctgggggggggggggagaaatctgGGACGGATACCTCCTCATGGGTTCCTGATGGGGTACTCTAGTGGAAAATTTACATCAGTGAGTCTTCAAAATTTGTTGAATtgctggaaatggaaaaatattttaataatttgtAATCAGTGAAACTTTCTGTGCCACATGAGCAAGGATTCAGAGAAAGTCCAGCTACAGTGGTGATTACATTTTGGATCTATAATTGAACAGAAAGCTTGTAAATGCTGACTACTTGTTTCATCTTTGTTTTGTCAAATGCAAGCCTGGTTCAGCGAAAGACTTACTTTGCGTGTTTCTGTTGCAGTTGGGCAAGGTGAGCCGCCAAGCATATCCAGAGAGGAAGAGCTGGAGGAAATGGAGCTTGACCAGAAGGAGACGCCAGTTGAGGCCAAAGACGAGCAGCAGAAAGATGCCCAGGAAAGTGGAGATCCGGCCGCAGGAATTGGCGAGCAGCCTGAGGAGGCACAAGCCGGCGAGATTGGCTTTAAGAAGATCTTCAAGTTTGTGGGTTTTAAGTTCACGGTGAAGAAAGAGAAGTCGGTGAAGTCGGAGCCTGTGCAGCTGTTGACTATGAAAAAGGATGAAGATGGCACGGCTGGTGAGGCGGGCAGTGAATCCCCCAAGCAAGAAGCGGAAGGAAGCAAGAATGGCGAAGTGAGTCCAGTCACTGACCAGGCTGAGGGAAGTCCACCTGAAGTTCTTACCCCTGGAAAAGTGGAAGAGTGCACTGGCCAGGCAGAAACGAAACCAGCAGCTGCCGAGGAGCCATTGGCACCGGTGGAGTCTGTGGTCAGTCCAGTAGAAAGCCCTGCTGTGGATTCTCCTCTGAAGAGATTTTTTAAACAAGGCTTTTTCTCGGGATTGCGAAGGAAACCAAGTTTCAAGAAAGCCAAAGACGAGCCGTTTGTCATAGAGAAGACTGAAGCAAGCGGGGAACAGAAAGAAAATGGGGCGCAGGTCGATGTCACTGGAGATGTTAACGATGAGGTGCTTGACCATGGAGCTGAAGCACAACCTTCAACTGTAGAGCAGGCTTCCACTTCACATGAAGCTGCTGAAATCCTGGACGTTCGGACAGTAGAAGAAAATCGAGAGAGAGAAGATGACTTTGAAGACCTCACGGCAGAGCTAGCCAGCGTTATGGAGGCGCAAGAGGCACTGACTGTGGACGAAGGCGAGAAAACAGAAGTAAAAGAGAACGGCGTCCCTGCAGAACAGGACCAAGCGCGAGGTACTGCATTGAAGTCGGCTACCACAGAATTGGAAGCAGATCAGACGAACCGGCTGACCGCAAGGGTTGAGCAAATCACATCGTCTGAGGGACAAGCAACACCAGAATCAGCCACTACTGAAGCCCCAGCAGAGCCTCAAGCCGGGCAGACAGAAATAGCCCAGGAGCAATCTTTTGTCAAGGCATCAGAACCTATTATGGCTGAGGCTGAGCTCTTATCTTCACGAGAAAAGGCCAAATTGCAAGGCAGCCCACTAAAGAAACTTTTCACGGGCAGTAGTATCAAAAAGCTGTCTGGTAAAAAAGAGAAAGGCAAGAAAGGGGAAACCAAATTGGGAGATGCCGATGATGCGAGAATGCAATCTTCAACTGAATCCGAAGACAGTCCTGAAAGCCAGAAGCCAGAGAGTCCTTTAACTTCTCCGGAAGAAATGGGTGAAACGATCCCAGCAGAGATGGTAGAAACTGATACGGCACATCCTGAAGTAGAGGAAGTAAATGGTGCTGCCGATggagagaggaggaaggaaaGCATCACCGCGTGGGCTTCGTTTAAGAAGTTAGTGACGCCGAAAAAACGTCCAAAAGGACCGTCTGAGAGCGACAAAGAAGACGAGCAGACTGATAAAGCAAAGAGTGCGACAATCTCTTCCACAGAGAGTGCTGCCTCAGTTGAGAAGCAAGAAGAACCAAAATCAAATGCTGAGGAGCAAAAATTGGAACGAAGCACTGAGGATCCTAAAAAGAAAGTTGACGCCTCAGTGTCCTGGGAAGCGCTAATCTGTGTAGGATCTTCGAAGAAGAGGGCAAGAAAACTCTCCGATTCGGAGCTCCCAAATGAAGAGGCCCAAAAGCCGATGGAGGAAAGTGGTCAAGCGCAAGACCATGCTGAGGAATTAAAGGCCAACAGCCCCCTAGATACTGATCAGGAACAAGGTGGAACATCTCCAGAATGTGTCGAGAGTCCTGTGGAAGGTGAAGCATTTGACGGGGCTGTCTCCACGTGGGAATCTTTTAAGAGATTGATGACCCCTAGGCGCAAGTCCAAGTCCAAGCTAGAGGAACGTGCGGATGAATCTGTAGCCGCCGCCACCAGCACTGAAGCTGTTCTTCCCGAGACCGAACCCGCTAAGGAGGAGTCGTGGGTTTCTCTCAAAAAACTGATTCCGGGCCGAAGAAAGAAGAGGTCTGATGCTAAACCCGAGCAACTtcaggctgagtgcattggaaaaGAGACCAAATGGACCGAGCTTGGAGAGAGCAAGAGTGATGAAGAGTCCGATACGCCAACAGTGGTTCCGCTCTCTGAATATGATGCTGTAGAAGAagagagaaagaataaggagCAGCAGATAGCAGTAGAAACCGATGCAGTCTGTGTAACTGACCAGGTCATGGATGAAGATCTGACCAACTCTGAGGCTCCACCTCAAATTGGAGGACCAAGTGCTGAGCAAACTTTTACAGTGGAGCGTGGAACTTTAGAAGCCATCAAAAGCAGTGCTGATGACAGATCCCCATCGTGGATATCGGCAGCAGTTTCAGCCGTAATTGAAAAGGGGGCTGAAGATGAGAAAGTAGCAATGGCTGAAGAGATTGTGGCGGCAAATGAACTTGTGATGGGACAAATGGTGCTTGGTGACACAACCATACCAGCGGAAGTGACTAGTGAAATCTGTCCTGATGAGATTGCTGAAGAGGCGCAAGAGATTATCTCTGAGGTAGTAACAGCACCAGAATACGCAGCGGAGGAGTCCTTTACCGAAGAGACGACTGAAATGGTTTCAGCAGTCTCGCAGTTGACTGAAACCCCAGTGACTACCGCAGAGGGCACCCCTATACAGGAGGATGAGGCCCTGGTAACCAGGCAAACCCAGGAGGTACTGCAGGAGGCTGCTGAAAAGGTGAAGCTATCGGCAGGTCCGATCATGTCCTTTTGCGAAATGGTAGCTGCACCAGAAATGCATGGCAAAGGAAGCGAGCGGGAGCCAGAAATTTCCACGGAAGAAACTCGGCATGAAGTGGTCAAGGACTCCTGTGAAACAGAGATGCCAGATTCTGTACAGAAAGGAGAAGCTGAAAAATCGGACACTGCTTCAGAGGCCTCTGAAATAGCCGAAGGGACTGTCCATGTGGCACGTGAAAATTTGCCGCAAGAACTTGGTAAAACAATCCCTGACCTGCAAGAGGTTGCAGTCCCCCAGTGGATCGGGACCGAAACCATTCCTCCAATGGAGAGCGCTGCTTCTGCTTGCCCAGCGATCACAGATGAGGTTGTGCAGGAGATGGAAGTTGATGCAGTGCGAGCGGGCAAACTTAGCATTCCACAAGAAGAAAAGGTTGAAGGGGCTGTGGAGATGATGCACAAGTCCAGTGTGGAAATTGTAGTGGAAGAGATTGTGACAGCTGAGATTGTACGTATGGTTGAAACTGGGATGTCAGAAGCTGTGGTAGAGGATGTAGAGAAGGCGAGGACAGAAAAAGTGGAGACTGAACGTGAAGAGATGTTGGAAGCCAGTCCGCCAGAGGATGTGGAAAAACCAGAGGCTACATGCAAAGAGCCTGTTGAAGTTACTCGAGCAAACGGTATGGAAAAGGTTCAGACAGAATGTGAGACCACCATTGAAGCCACTATGGCAAAGGTTGCTGAGAAGATGGGAGCAGAGAAAGTTGCTGGACGCGGAGAGACCACTGAAGTCATTCCAACAAAAATTGCTGAGGAGGTTGAGGCAATATTTGAACAGAAGGGTGAAGCAATTCCAGAAGTTTCTCATCAGGTGGGAGTGGGAAATGTTGAGGCTGTTTTTGAAGAGAACATTAAAGATGCTCAAGAGATTGGTGAGGTGGGAGCAGAAAAGGCAGTGGCTGTATGTAGAGAGACTCTAAGTGTCGAGAAAGTTGAGGTGGAATGTGAACAGAGCGCTGAAATCACTCCAGAGAAGGAGGAAGTGAATGTGACTGAGGTGGTGACTAGTGAAGAGACTATGCAAATCACTCCAGTAGTTGAAGTGACTGCGGCTCTACATAGTGAGGGGACCATCGAAGTCAGTCCAGCGGTGGGAGTGGCAGAGATTGTGTGTAGTAAACAGACCATCGATGTCAGTCCAGTTGTGGAAGTGACTGAGGTTGCACATAGCATAGAGGCCATCGAAGTCAGTCCagtgggaggggaagagagtAAGTCTGTGCATAAAGGAAAAGGTGATCTTGAAATTACAAAGCAGGAAGAGATTGAAGTAATTGAAGAGGATGTACAAAAGAGGGCAACCAACAATGATAAAATAGCACAGGAGCAGGTCACTGCAGTAGAGATTGTGCAACAGGTGGTTGAAGCCAAAGAGCACGTAGAAGCTGTTGCTGAGAATATGGAAACTGAAATGACTGAGGCAGTATCTGAAGAGATCACTAAAACCCTTGAAAGAATTGATGAGGAGCAGAGAACGAAGGGACAAGTAGTTGAAACATCGATTCCGGCAACTGAAATTATAGAACAAGAGCCAAGTATTGAAGGACTATGCAAAGGAACAATTGGAACCACCATAACTGAAGTCACAATATCTGAGGTTGTAAAGAAAGTGGAAACAGAAATAGTTGAGGCTGTTTGTGACGCCAAATTTGAAGTCACGCAATCAGCGCAGCTTGAGGGAATCAAAGAGGAAACCCAAATTGAGCTCGGAAAAGAAACTGATGTGGTTGAGATACAGAAGACTGAAACTGAAGTGAACCAAACTATAACTGAAGAGAAGATGGACCCTACAGTGGCTGTATTGTCCGAAGATCAATTTGAAATCTCACGGGTTGAAAAAACAGAGCTCACGGAGACTGCAGAAACTGAGGCGGTTGAGTCGGCAACCAAACAAATtgaaacaaaaacaacttgcgttACTAATGAGCCACAGATCACAGCAATTAAAGAGGTTGAAGGTACAAGTCTTGAGCAAGCAACAGAAGTGGTTGAGCTTGTGGAAAAAGTGGGGTATAAGCTGGCTACTGTagcacaggacaaaccagcaccAGATGAAGAGGTTGAATTCATCAACAAGGCCTCACACAAAGATGGTGCACTAGTTAAAGATGACCAGTTGGATGCAACAGATAAAGATGGACAAGATGTGGCTGTACCTAAACAGTGTAAAGACACTGAAAGGGCTAATAAAGCACAAaaagaggatggtgtggagttAGCCAATGAAGCGACTGATAAATCTGTAATCAAGTTGGAGTCTCCTAGAGATTTGGCCTCCACTAAAGCTTTAATTGAAGGATGCAAAGAAGAACCTAAACTTGAAG
The DNA window shown above is from Heptranchias perlo isolate sHepPer1 chromosome 8, sHepPer1.hap1, whole genome shotgun sequence and carries:
- the akap12b gene encoding A-kinase anchor protein 12b isoform X1; the encoded protein is MPGAITATVGQGEPPSISREEELEEMELDQKETPVEAKDEQQKDAQESGDPAAGIGEQPEEAQAGEIGFKKIFKFVGFKFTVKKEKSVKSEPVQLLTMKKDEDGTAGEAGSESPKQEAEGSKNGEVSPVTDQAEGSPPEVLTPGKVEECTGQAETKPAAAEEPLAPVESVVSPVESPAVDSPLKRFFKQGFFSGLRRKPSFKKAKDEPFVIEKTEASGEQKENGAQVDVTGDVNDEVLDHGAEAQPSTVEQASTSHEAAEILDVRTVEENREREDDFEDLTAELASVMEAQEALTVDEGEKTEVKENGVPAEQDQARGTALKSATTELEADQTNRLTARVEQITSSEGQATPESATTEAPAEPQAGQTEIAQEQSFVKASEPIMAEAELLSSREKAKLQGSPLKKLFTGSSIKKLSGKKEKGKKGETKLGDADDARMQSSTESEDSPESQKPESPLTSPEEMGETIPAEMVETDTAHPEVEEVNGAADGERRKESITAWASFKKLVTPKKRPKGPSESDKEDEQTDKAKSATISSTESAASVEKQEEPKSNAEEQKLERSTEDPKKKVDASVSWEALICVGSSKKRARKLSDSELPNEEAQKPMEESGQAQDHAEELKANSPLDTDQEQGGTSPECVESPVEGEAFDGAVSTWESFKRLMTPRRKSKSKLEERADESVAAATSTEAVLPETEPAKEESWVSLKKLIPGRRKKRSDAKPEQLQAECIGKETKWTELGESKSDEESDTPTVVPLSEYDAVEEERKNKEQQIAVETDAVCVTDQVMDEDLTNSEAPPQIGGPSAEQTFTVERGTLEAIKSSADDRSPSWISAAVSAVIEKGAEDEKVAMAEEIVAANELVMGQMVLGDTTIPAEVTSEICPDEIAEEAQEIISEVVTAPEYAAEESFTEETTEMVSAVSQLTETPVTTAEGTPIQEDEALVTRQTQEVLQEAAEKVKLSAGPIMSFCEMVAAPEMHGKGSEREPEISTEETRHEVVKDSCETEMPDSVQKGEAEKSDTASEASEIAEGTVHVARENLPQELGKTIPDLQEVAVPQWIGTETIPPMESAASACPAITDEVVQEMEVDAVRAGKLSIPQEEKVEGAVEMMHKSSVEIVVEEIVTAEIVRMVETGMSEAVVEDVEKARTEKVETEREEMLEASPPEDVEKPEATCKEPVEVTRANGMEKVQTECETTIEATMAKVAEKMGAEKVAGRGETTEVIPTKIAEEVEAIFEQKGEAIPEVSHQVGVGNVEAVFEENIKDAQEIGEVGAEKAVAVCRETLSVEKVEVECEQSAEITPEKEEVNVTEVVTSEETMQITPVVEVTAALHSEGTIEVSPAVGVAEIVCSKQTIDVSPVVEVTEVAHSIEAIEVSPVGGEESKSVHKGKGDLEITKQEEIEVIEEDVQKRATNNDKIAQEQVTAVEIVQQVVEAKEHVEAVAENMETEMTEAVSEEITKTLERIDEEQRTKGQVVETSIPATEIIEQEPSIEGLCKGTIGTTITEVTISEVVKKVETEIVEAVCDAKFEVTQSAQLEGIKEETQIELGKETDVVEIQKTETEVNQTITEEKMDPTVAVLSEDQFEISRVEKTELTETAETEAVESATKQIETKTTCVTNEPQITAIKEVEGTSLEQATEVVELVEKVGYKLATVAQDKPAPDEEVEFINKASHKDGALVKDDQLDATDKDGQDVAVPKQCKDTERANKAQKEDGVELANEATDKSVIKLESPRDLASTKALIEGCKEEPKLEVAPELKCLTLDSDHEVKLHSASIDEFQAVQNEMVTPIVDLSVAESSESHEAVFLVTAAAVEEQVIAETVTSVETEIPELSAVDQVLQPAEPDGVVQGPVLETAAAIVEAAIEAATGCLSDIRSVVHEKGSTLDVQELQSSRAEQLEDGLAEHKIKEIVEEKLESLETEVKVDQSRTFEQQSMMVAQPLIPDVVILTEKMEGQVDIPSRQEQDDDQKPEDDEEKIPGLQKVTATEGRVAEVVDQRVQTPGNHDAEAIEQEVLTQPTEIVSEATVGGVQEPVETEAVAPAETKGERESLPDRIPEEAAILPDTANVTKAENCQTLEKHEGTHESVELTERKDQLVKTQPLAEEQTSLQDIQVRMISSSEVSLAQGLASEKLEDDVMATVVHRDDKETDQNQTIEAVEKQGNQGMETGHQMGQSSTLECVKEAAEKTPS